A window of the Posidoniimonas polymericola genome harbors these coding sequences:
- a CDS encoding CheR family methyltransferase produces the protein MKLDTEGLDAICNLVDDLCGIYLDSSKDYLIEGRLADLVKKHGCNSYAELARKARLGASNPIATDVVNAITTNETLWFRDATPFNALKFKILPELIDAKSTTLFPRKLRVWSAACSTGQEAYSIGMTFGDIVPDVANWDLQIVGTDVSSDAVRRASEGKYSQLEVSRGLDQVHQSGYFTQAGRDLQINEVLRSKCRFEVRNLLQPFTTLGKFDIVFCRNVAIYFKDEDRKSLFRRIADQLNPGGWLFVGSSESLTEIGPEWSPQRHCGAVCYQPKAGMLAAR, from the coding sequence ATGAAACTCGATACAGAAGGCCTAGACGCCATCTGCAACTTGGTCGATGACCTTTGTGGGATCTACCTCGATTCCAGCAAGGACTACTTGATCGAGGGGCGGCTGGCGGACCTGGTCAAGAAGCACGGTTGCAACTCGTACGCCGAACTCGCCCGCAAGGCCAGGCTCGGCGCCTCGAACCCAATCGCGACGGACGTCGTCAACGCGATCACCACCAACGAGACTTTGTGGTTCCGTGACGCGACGCCGTTCAATGCGCTCAAGTTCAAGATCCTGCCGGAGCTGATCGACGCCAAGTCGACCACGCTGTTCCCGCGTAAGCTCCGCGTCTGGTCCGCGGCTTGCAGCACCGGACAAGAGGCCTACAGCATCGGCATGACCTTCGGCGACATCGTGCCGGACGTGGCGAACTGGGACCTGCAGATTGTCGGGACGGACGTCTCGTCCGACGCGGTGCGTCGCGCCAGCGAGGGCAAGTACTCGCAGCTCGAGGTAAGCCGTGGTCTCGACCAGGTGCACCAGAGCGGCTACTTCACGCAGGCCGGCCGCGACCTGCAGATCAACGAGGTGCTCCGCTCGAAGTGCCGGTTCGAGGTCCGCAACCTGCTGCAGCCCTTCACCACCCTCGGCAAGTTCGACATCGTGTTCTGCCGGAACGTCGCGATCTACTTCAAGGACGAGGACCGCAAGAGCCTGTTCCGCCGGATCGCCGACCAGCTGAACCCCGGCGGCTGGCTGTTCGTCGGCTCGAGCGAGTCACTCACCGAGATCGGACCGGAATGGTCGCCCCAGCGGCACTGCGGGGCGGTCTGCTACCAGCCCAAGGCCGGCATGCTGGCGGCGAGGTAG
- a CDS encoding protein-glutamate methylesterase/protein-glutamine glutaminase — protein sequence MKTNSTPLKVLVVDDSALYRKIVRDVLSGLEGVEVVGAANNGVIALERIKQLKPDVVTLDVEMPQLDGHGVLKQLANVPNAPKAIMVSAFTAQGAQSTNAALREGAFDFILKPATKSLEMSVQQLRRDLIPKIEACRGAAAPTGTRAVSRPALRPARPAAPVGRISPPRRFDVPPRIVAIGVSTGGPQALVRLLPRLPANFPCPILLVQHMPPMFTASLAEDLNRRCSLTVSEGRDGQPVRRGEVIIAPGGKHMRVVRQDKDHVIQITDDAPERNCKPSVDYLFRSVAEVYGAASLGVVLTGMGDDGALGAAELKKKGGQVLSQDESSCVVYGMPKAVFDAGLSDEVASLDMMPTVIGAYARGGARV from the coding sequence ATGAAGACAAACAGCACGCCACTCAAGGTACTGGTCGTTGACGACTCGGCCCTCTACCGCAAGATCGTCCGGGACGTGCTCTCGGGACTCGAAGGCGTGGAAGTGGTCGGCGCGGCCAACAACGGGGTCATCGCCCTCGAACGGATCAAGCAGCTCAAGCCCGACGTCGTGACGCTCGACGTCGAGATGCCCCAGCTCGACGGCCACGGGGTCCTCAAGCAGCTGGCCAACGTGCCGAACGCCCCCAAGGCGATCATGGTCAGCGCGTTCACCGCGCAGGGCGCCCAGTCAACCAACGCGGCGCTCCGAGAAGGGGCGTTCGATTTCATCCTCAAACCAGCCACCAAGTCTCTTGAAATGAGCGTGCAGCAACTGCGGCGGGACCTGATCCCCAAGATTGAGGCCTGCCGCGGCGCCGCCGCCCCCACAGGAACACGCGCCGTCAGCCGCCCGGCGCTGCGGCCCGCTCGGCCAGCGGCCCCCGTCGGCCGTATCTCGCCGCCGCGGCGGTTCGACGTGCCGCCCCGGATCGTGGCGATTGGCGTCTCGACCGGCGGACCCCAGGCCCTGGTCCGCCTGCTCCCAAGGCTGCCGGCCAACTTCCCCTGCCCGATCCTCCTGGTGCAGCACATGCCGCCGATGTTCACGGCGAGCCTGGCCGAGGACCTCAACCGGCGCTGCTCGCTGACGGTCTCCGAGGGCCGCGACGGGCAGCCCGTCCGACGCGGCGAGGTGATCATCGCCCCCGGCGGCAAGCACATGCGGGTGGTCCGCCAGGACAAGGACCACGTGATCCAGATCACCGACGACGCGCCCGAACGCAACTGCAAGCCCTCGGTCGACTACTTGTTCCGCTCGGTCGCCGAGGTCTACGGCGCCGCGTCGCTGGGCGTGGTGCTGACCGGCATGGGGGACGACGGCGCCCTGGGCGCCGCCGAACTCAAGAAGAAGGGGGGGCAGGTCCTCTCCCAAGACGAATCAAGCTGCGTCGTGTACGGCATGCCCAAGGCGGTGTTTGACGCCGGGCTGTCGGACGAGGTGGCCTCGTTGGACATGATGCCAACGGTAATTGGAGCGTACGCAAGAGGGGGCGCACGGGTATGA